Genomic window (Bacillota bacterium):
GGAAATTGTATCCAGGCCCATTTCATTACACCAATAATTGGCCTTGATAACCGAACCCAGGTCTTTGACCCCACAATCGGCGCCGAAGGCCCATATTGTTTCATATTCGGGTCCTCCACCCTCCACATCATCGACAACGCAGTAACGGCCGCAGCCAATTGGGCACCGATAACAGACGTCCTTCTTGGTCAGATACTTCTCAGCCAGGGTTTCACCGCTAATTGCCTCGGCATCCTTAAACACGCCTTCTTGGAAGTTATTGGTGGGAAAGACGCCGTTCTCATTGATGATATTGACCAAAACTGCCGTGCCGTATGCGGGCAAACCCTGTCCGGTGACGCCATGCTCGCGGATTTTCTTAATCGCAGCACCGGTAATTTCTTTGAGCTTCTCCGGATTGGCCACAGCCACTTTCTTGCTGCCCTTGACAACGACAGCCTTGAGATTTTTGGAGCCCAAGACCGCGCCAACACCGGAACGCCCAGCCGCCCGATATCGATCGTTCATCACGGCAGCCAGCTTCGAGAGCTTTTCGCCGGCCGGCCCGATGTTCAGCACTTTAGCCTTATCGCCATATTCCTTCTGCAGAAGATCTGTTGTTTCGGAAGTCACCTTGCCCCAAAGATGGTCGGCATCCTTTATTTCCACATTATCGTCTTCTATGCTCAGATAGACCGGCTTCTCGGCTTTACCTTCAAAAACCAGGAGGTCATAGCCCGCAAACTTAAGTTCGGCGCCCCAAAAGCCACCGGAGTTGGAACAAGCAATGGTGCCGGTGAGCGGAGACTTGGTAATGACCATGTAGCGACCACCCGTCGGCGTCGGCGTGCCGGTGAGCGGACCAGTAGCAATAAATACTTTGTTATCCGGACTTAGGGCATCAACACCTGCCCCCACCTCATCGCGTAAAAGCTTTTCGGCCACGCCGCGGCCCCCGATGTACTTGGTTGCCAATTCCGAATCAAGCGTCTCTGTCTGTACCGTCCGTTCGGTGAGATTAACCCGCAGAATCTTTCCGTTACTTCCATACATCCAATCTCTACCCCCTCATTTATTTGATACATCCATCTAATATGCAATAATTGTGCCGCCGATAACAATTTACTCTGACATAACAAAAAAGCCCCGACAGGGGCAAATGTATCAAATTGGTACAGGTGGACAAGCAGAGTTTGTTTCAGAACGGGTCACTGCTCCATATTGGAACAATCCAACTGTAGCTTTCGATATAATGTCGTGCGACCGATACCCAATGCCCGGGCAGCTGCAGTGATGTTGCCATTATACTTTGCCAGAACCTGGTGAATATGATTTAGTTCTGCCGTAGCCAAGTCCTCCACTTCCAGTTCGGCGCATCTGGCGCCAATCGGCTGGACGCGGGGCGGAAACTGCACTGTGTCCGGGGAGCTTAACATACTTTCAATCACGTTTTCCAACTCCCGGATATTGCCCGGCCAATTGTAATCGAGAAACCGCCTACGCAGCTGTTCATTGATTTGCAGGGGCCGCTTATTAAGCTTTGCCGCTTTCGAACGCGCAAAATAATCTGCCAACAAGGGGATATCTAGTTTTCGCTCCCGAAGTGGCGGCAGGCGCAAGGCAAGCACATTCAAGCGGTAATAAAGGTCGCCCCGGAAGTTGCCTGCCTCCACCTCCCGAACTAAATCTTTGTTGGTGGCAGCGATTATCCGGACATCAACTTCTATTACTTTACTTCCTCCTACCCGGTAGAGGCGCCCCTCTTCCAGAACCCGCAACAAATTAGCCTGCATATCCAGGGGCATCTCGCCAATCTCGTCCAGAAACAAAGTGCCGCCATCGGCCAACTCAAACTTGCCCGGCTTACCGCCGCGCTTGGCACCGGTAAACGCCCCTTCCGCATACCCAAACAGTTCCGACTCAATAAGGTTTCGGGGAAGGGCGCCGCAGTTCACGGCGACAAATGGCTCGTCCCGACGACTGCTGGCGTTGTGGATACTCTGGGCGAACACCTCTTTACCTGTACCGCTTTCGCCGGTAATCAGCACCGTGGACGGGCCGTCGGCAATTTGGCGGGCGAAGCGAACCGCCTTGAGAAATTTGCTGTCCCGGCCGATAATGCTGTCGAAGGTATAAAAACTCTGCTTGCCGGAGATACGGTCCACAAGCTTGCGAATTTTCTGGATATCCTTAATTACACAGACATAGCCCTGATGGTGCCCATGCTCGTCATCGATAATGTAGTAAATGCTCAAAGTACAGTGCAATTTACCGCTGCGCCCCCGCACAAAGTCCTCTTCCTCGTAATATGTTTGTTCCCGGGTGAGAGTCTCTTTGATCGAGTCCCAACCCTCAATAAAATTTTCCACCCGCATCCCGACGACTTCCTGCTGAGTAAAGCCCAGCATTTGCTCGGCCTTTTTGCTCAGGGTCTTCATATAGCCCCGGGCACCGACCGTAAAAATTCCCGCATCGATGGAATCGACGATCGTCTGGATATATTTGCTGGCCACCAACAATTTGTTATGAGCGAGCTTATTAGCCAGCATACTCTCAATGGCATGTGCCGCCGCCACGACCATGCCCAAAGTATGTGAATGGACGAGAGGTATGTTGCCGGTCAGATCCAAGGTACCGATGATCTTCCCCTGGGGGTTGCGGATCGGCGATACGGAACAGGTCCAGCGATGATAAGCACTAACAAAATGCTCCTTGCCGGTGACCTGGATTGGCTTGCCCTCCACCAAGCCTGTACCCATCGCATTGGTGCCAATATGGCGCTCATTCATAGAGGCGCCGGGAATCATTTTCAAGTTATGGGCATCGTTCAAAATCTCCTCATCGCCGATGATTTTCAAAATTATGCCCTCGGCGTCAGTAAGGATAACGAGAAAGTTTGAGCCGCGCACAAAATCCAGCAACTGCTCCATAAAAGGAGCCGCAATCTCCATCAACTCCTGGCAATCTTCCAAACGGCGCCTCAGTTCAGCACCCTCAAGAACCAGAGAACTGTAAATCCGGGTAAAATCCACACCCATCTCTCGACAGCGTCGATGTGAACGTTCGATAAAACCTTTGGCCATCTGCTCACCCCCTGCATTTGCCTCATTGTATCATTTTGAAACGATTGTGAAAAGCATCATTTTACTGCCTACAAGCCAGATTATGCTATAATTCACCTATATCATAAGAGGGGTGTTACTATGAACTTTTTTGTTAAATTCTTTAAAAGTTTTACAGACATTAAAGCATATCAACAATTTGCCAAGGAGCCCTTTGGTCGTGCCTTCGGCTTCCTTATCCTTGCCACCCTGATTCTATCGTTAGCCGCCATCATGCCGGGAATTATCCAGTTTAACAGGGGTATCAATCAGGTTGCCGGCCTGTTTGAGGAAACGCCCTTGGATTTCAGTCTCCAAAACGGAGAGTTAAGTGTTAACGTGGATATGCCCTTCTACCACACATATGAAGACAGCACAACAATTATCGATACAAGCGGAGGAACGAGCGCTTCTGTGCTGGAGGACTACGATAAAGCAGTCCTGTTTACTGCCACCCGTATGTTGATTAAAGACGGAAATTCAACCGCAGAGGTCAGCTTTCAGGCGCTACCTAATATTTCCTTGAGCACACGGTTTCTGGCGACTTTTTTCCAGTTCTTTAAATGGGCGATACCATTGGTGGTGATATTCAGCTTTGTAATCACTTTGGTCGTCCGTCTGGTCCAGGCGTTGCTTGTTGCAGTGGTAGCGGTAATTTTAGCAGCAATTCTCAAAGCAGGGCTGGGCTTTGGCAATGTCTTGGCAATGTCAATCTATGCCCTCACCTTGCCGGCGATAATCGGTGTATTCCACAGCTGGCTGCCATTTACAATCCCCGGCCTCTACTTCAACATAGTGTTCTTCAGTGTAGCCGGGCTGTATATGGTACTTGCCCTCTTGAAAATAACCAAAACACCAATTGAGGACGGTTCTGAATTGGCGGGAACTGAGCCCGGTGAGTAAACAGAAACAAGCAATTTCGGCCATCCTGGCCGCAGTGTGCGAGCATCCGGCGGTGCGAGCGGTATTCCTCAAGGGCTCGCTGGCCACCAGCAACGGAGACCAGTATTCGGACGTGGATTTCTACTGTCTCGTCGACGAAAATAAGCAAGCAGGGTTTTTGCAGGACCGCCTGCCCATTCTTGCGAACTATAAGCCCGTTGTTTATTG
Coding sequences:
- a CDS encoding aldehyde ferredoxin oxidoreductase, producing MYGSNGKILRVNLTERTVQTETLDSELATKYIGGRGVAEKLLRDEVGAGVDALSPDNKVFIATGPLTGTPTPTGGRYMVITKSPLTGTIACSNSGGFWGAELKFAGYDLLVFEGKAEKPVYLSIEDDNVEIKDADHLWGKVTSETTDLLQKEYGDKAKVLNIGPAGEKLSKLAAVMNDRYRAAGRSGVGAVLGSKNLKAVVVKGSKKVAVANPEKLKEITGAAIKKIREHGVTGQGLPAYGTAVLVNIINENGVFPTNNFQEGVFKDAEAISGETLAEKYLTKKDVCYRCPIGCGRYCVVDDVEGGGPEYETIWAFGADCGVKDLGSVIKANYWCNEMGLDTISAGTTIAAAMELYQRGKIKADELNGAGLEFGDADAVIHWTKAMGMREGFGDKLAEGSYRLGEMYGMPEVSMSVKKLELPAYDPRGIQGMGLQYATTNRGGCHVRGYLISPEILGVPEKLDRFSLEGKATWSKIFQDLTAAIDSMGLCLFTSFALGAEDYAELLNAVTGSEHTAESLLTAGERIWNVERLFNLEAGFTKADDTLPKRLLEEPMPDGPAKGKVHQLAELLPEYYEQRGWDANGVPTSAKLQELDIS
- a CDS encoding PAS domain S-box protein — protein: MAKGFIERSHRRCREMGVDFTRIYSSLVLEGAELRRRLEDCQELMEIAAPFMEQLLDFVRGSNFLVILTDAEGIILKIIGDEEILNDAHNLKMIPGASMNERHIGTNAMGTGLVEGKPIQVTGKEHFVSAYHRWTCSVSPIRNPQGKIIGTLDLTGNIPLVHSHTLGMVVAAAHAIESMLANKLAHNKLLVASKYIQTIVDSIDAGIFTVGARGYMKTLSKKAEQMLGFTQQEVVGMRVENFIEGWDSIKETLTREQTYYEEEDFVRGRSGKLHCTLSIYYIIDDEHGHHQGYVCVIKDIQKIRKLVDRISGKQSFYTFDSIIGRDSKFLKAVRFARQIADGPSTVLITGESGTGKEVFAQSIHNASSRRDEPFVAVNCGALPRNLIESELFGYAEGAFTGAKRGGKPGKFELADGGTLFLDEIGEMPLDMQANLLRVLEEGRLYRVGGSKVIEVDVRIIAATNKDLVREVEAGNFRGDLYYRLNVLALRLPPLRERKLDIPLLADYFARSKAAKLNKRPLQINEQLRRRFLDYNWPGNIRELENVIESMLSSPDTVQFPPRVQPIGARCAELEVEDLATAELNHIHQVLAKYNGNITAAARALGIGRTTLYRKLQLDCSNMEQ
- a CDS encoding DUF1189 domain-containing protein translates to MNFFVKFFKSFTDIKAYQQFAKEPFGRAFGFLILATLILSLAAIMPGIIQFNRGINQVAGLFEETPLDFSLQNGELSVNVDMPFYHTYEDSTTIIDTSGGTSASVLEDYDKAVLFTATRMLIKDGNSTAEVSFQALPNISLSTRFLATFFQFFKWAIPLVVIFSFVITLVVRLVQALLVAVVAVILAAILKAGLGFGNVLAMSIYALTLPAIIGVFHSWLPFTIPGLYFNIVFFSVAGLYMVLALLKITKTPIEDGSELAGTEPGE